One window of the Eucalyptus grandis isolate ANBG69807.140 chromosome 8, ASM1654582v1, whole genome shotgun sequence genome contains the following:
- the LOC104456854 gene encoding anthocyanidin 3-O-glucosyltransferase 5-like, protein MSISFSSNSSMETPKRLHAALLSSLGMGHLVPIIELGKRLVADHGFEVTVFVLRSQTSRAEAEIIESAMTPKLLDIVELPPPDLAATGLSPDESVFARLAAMMREARHVFRSALLAMEARPDVLIVDLFGTEHLCIGDELGIPKYVYVATSAWFLALLLHSPTLDKEVKGEYADRTEPLEIPGCKPVRPEDVSDPMLDRSQLQYRDFVRIAEEIPMGDGILLNVWEDLQAGTLAALRNEEFLGRVVNSPVYTVGPLIRPVRTAGLEKELQEWLDKQPRESVLFVSFGSGGTLSAEQLVELAWGLELSRQRFIWILRKPIAKSLDGSFFDVGKGGSDDELLSFLPDGFVARTREVGLILPLWGPQVDILSHPSVGGFLSHCGWNSTLESILNGVPMIAWPLYAEQRQNATLLAEEIGVAIRPKELPSKKIVGREEIEKLVRMILVEKEGYKMRARVKELKSTAEKAVTKGGTSYESLRRMKEDCKIRIHQINKAH, encoded by the exons ATGTCGATCTCTTTTTCCTCCAACTCGTCCATGGAGACGCCGAAAAGGCTCCATGCGGCGCTCCTCTCGAGCCTCGGCATGGGCCACCTCGTCCCCATCATTGAGCTTGGCAAGCGCCTTGTCGCCGACCACGGCTTTGAGGTGACCGTCTTTGTCCTCCGCTCGCAGACCTCCCGCGCTGAGGCCGAGATCATTGAGTCCGCCATGACCCCCAAGCTTCTCGACATTGTGGAGCTCCCGCCCCCTGACCTCGCGGCCACGGGCCTCAGCCCCGACGAATCCGTGTTTGCGCGGCTCGCGGCCATGATGCGCGAGGCGCGGCACGTGTTCAGGTCTGCACTCCTGGCAATGGAGGCGCGGCCTGATGTCCTTATTGTGGACTTGTTCGGGACGGAGCATCTGTGCATTGGCGACGAGCTGGGAATCCCCAAGTACGTCTACGTCGCTACCAGTGCATGGTTTCTTGCGTTGCTCCTACACTCGCCAACGCTGGACAAGGAAGTCAAGGGAGAGTACgcggaccggaccgaaccgctCGAGATCCCGGGTTGCAAGCCGGTCCGACCAGAGGACGTGTCGGACCCGATGCTGGACCGGTCCCAACTGCAGTACCGCGACTTCGTGCGGATTGCTGAAGAGATCCCGATGGGAGATGGAATCCTGTTGAATGTGTGGGAGGATTTGCAGGCCGGGACGCTCGCCGCACTGAGGAATGAGGAGTTCTTGGGCCGGGTCGTGAACAGTCCGGTCTATACCGTTGGGCCGCTCATTAGACCGGTCAGAACGGCCGGTTTGGAGAAGGAGCTGCAGGAATGGCTGGATAAGCAGCCGCGCGAGTCGGTGTTGTTCGTCTCGTTTGGGAGTGGAGGAACTTTGTCGGCTGAGCAGCTGGTCGAGCTGGCTTGGGGATTAGAGCTGAGCCGACAAAG ATTTATATGGATACTCCGGAAACCAATAGCCAAATCTCTTGATGGATCGTTCTTTGATGTGGGAAAGGGAGGTAGTGATGATGAGCTTTTGAGCTTTCTGCCGGATGGATTCGTGGCACGTACTCGGGAAGTGGGATTAATACTCCCATTGTGGGGCCCACAAGTGGACATCCTGAGCCATCCATCTGTAGGCGGGTTCCTGTCTCATTGCGGATGGAACTCGACCCTAGAGAGCATACTAAATGGAGTGCCCATGATTGCCTGGCCATTGTATGCTGAGCAAAGACAAAATGCAACACTCCTCGCGGAGGAGATTGGGGTGGCGATCAGGCCAAAGGAGCTGCCCTCGAAGAAGATTGTGGGGAGGGAGGAGATAGAGAAGTTGGTGAGGATGATATTGGTAGAGAAAGAAGGGTACAAGATGAGAGCTAGAGTCAAAGAGCTCAAGAGCACGGCCGAAAAGGCTGTGACCAAAGGAGGTACTTCCTATGAGTCCCTACGTAGAATGAAGGAAGATTGCAAAATAAGGATTCATCAGATTAATAAAGCTCATTAA